The Thermonema lapsum genome window below encodes:
- a CDS encoding SpoIIAA family protein produces MSAEILLNSDVARIEYLPQDSFLKLTLIGNLDKEDYQSTWNFLLDCITEKQPKKILVDQRPMTKASIESRAWLLVKWLPKFKSKVTHPTKVAVLFSKSLAVKIGGEFLVNAASKEVETAQLQVFQDENEAIHWLQE; encoded by the coding sequence ATGAGTGCCGAAATTTTGTTAAACAGCGATGTGGCGCGCATAGAGTACTTGCCGCAGGATTCTTTTTTGAAGCTTACTCTTATTGGCAACCTCGACAAAGAAGACTATCAGTCCACATGGAATTTTCTCTTGGACTGTATTACAGAAAAGCAACCCAAAAAAATCTTGGTAGACCAGCGCCCCATGACCAAAGCAAGCATAGAGTCACGCGCTTGGCTGTTGGTCAAGTGGTTACCCAAGTTCAAAAGCAAAGTGACCCACCCCACTAAGGTAGCCGTGCTCTTTTCTAAGAGCCTTGCTGTGAAAATCGGGGGTGAGTTTTTAGTGAATGCCGCTTCTAAAGAAGTAGAAACGGCACAATTGCAAGTGTTTCAAGACGAAAACGAGGCTATTCATTGGCTGCAAGAGTAG
- a CDS encoding SpoIIAA family protein, with protein sequence MVQDEVLYNADFAQVIYYPDTDILRLNLIGNIMKEDYQTAWNVLLDCYLEKQPKKVLIDQRPMSKASLESRAWFVVKWLPKFKKKVNQKIRVAVVLSKSIAMKIGGQFLVDAATKDVPNLEIKTSQNEEDALSWLHQIAN encoded by the coding sequence ATGGTACAAGATGAAGTACTCTACAATGCTGATTTTGCACAAGTCATCTACTACCCCGATACTGACATTTTACGCTTAAACCTCATTGGCAATATCATGAAAGAAGACTATCAAACAGCATGGAATGTGCTACTTGATTGCTACTTGGAAAAACAGCCTAAAAAGGTGTTGATAGACCAACGTCCCATGAGTAAAGCCAGCCTTGAATCACGTGCGTGGTTTGTAGTGAAGTGGCTGCCTAAGTTCAAAAAAAAGGTAAATCAAAAAATCAGGGTAGCGGTGGTGCTTTCCAAAAGTATTGCTATGAAAATAGGCGGTCAGTTTTTAGTAGATGCAGCTACCAAAGACGTGCCCAACTTAGAAATTAAAACTTCCCAAAACGAAGAAGATGCTCTTTCATGGCTGCACCAAATAGCAAATTAA
- a CDS encoding S66 peptidase family protein, giving the protein MAARVGKGIVVPPPVSPNHSIALWAPAFAPPKAADYQQAAAKWCQQYGWQCLLPTASPTHHAFAGTPHERLEQLQNILNRSNVGAIWAIRGGYGSYQLLPDFPIEQWRKKRPWLIGFSDITALQLYLLKQGIASLHAPMPAVLAQTQATSLRYLAMFLQGKVPVYRTEAHPLQQEGEVKGSLIGGNLAVLCSLIGTPFMPDLRNQILFIEEVGEHSYAIDRLLHQLHYAFPLNHLRGLIVGSMSRSPDGETQEYIYRRIAEIVRQKAPGLPFCLGFPVGHEPHNYPMLQGGMVRLSIEAHSCTLSFLPQ; this is encoded by the coding sequence TTGGCTGCAAGAGTAGGCAAAGGCATTGTGGTACCGCCCCCGGTATCGCCCAACCACAGCATTGCTCTTTGGGCGCCGGCTTTTGCCCCACCAAAGGCTGCTGATTACCAACAAGCCGCCGCAAAATGGTGCCAACAATACGGATGGCAATGCCTGCTTCCTACAGCAAGTCCTACGCATCATGCCTTTGCGGGCACTCCTCATGAGCGACTTGAGCAGCTACAAAACATTTTAAACCGTTCCAACGTCGGTGCCATATGGGCAATAAGAGGGGGGTATGGCAGCTATCAACTGCTGCCCGATTTCCCAATAGAACAGTGGCGGAAAAAGCGACCTTGGCTTATTGGCTTTAGCGACATCACCGCCTTGCAGCTGTATCTTCTGAAGCAAGGAATTGCTTCTTTACATGCCCCCATGCCTGCTGTTTTAGCCCAAACTCAAGCCACTTCACTTCGCTATTTGGCTATGTTTCTGCAAGGCAAGGTACCTGTATATCGCACCGAAGCGCACCCATTACAGCAAGAGGGAGAAGTAAAGGGAAGCTTGATAGGCGGTAACTTGGCAGTGCTTTGCAGCCTCATAGGCACCCCTTTTATGCCTGATTTGCGTAACCAAATACTCTTTATAGAAGAAGTAGGGGAACATAGCTATGCCATCGACCGCCTGTTGCATCAACTGCACTATGCATTTCCTCTCAACCACCTGCGTGGCTTGATTGTAGGCAGTATGAGCCGCTCGCCCGATGGCGAAACGCAAGAATATATTTACAGACGGATTGCCGAAATCGTGCGGCAAAAAGCACCCGGTCTGCCTTTCTGCTTAGGTTTTCCCGTAGGACATGAGCCACACAACTACCCCATGTTGCAAGGTGGTATGGTGAGACTTAGCATAGAAGCACATTCCTGTACCTTATCTTTTCTGCCGCAATAA